In Mytilus edulis chromosome 6, xbMytEdul2.2, whole genome shotgun sequence, the following proteins share a genomic window:
- the LOC139526887 gene encoding uncharacterized protein, with product MRKLLESQRFLCTVMVLLTVSLFAVLCFQNLEDHMAAGINRRFPPQDISVNREEESRPQTREENPLISYTENDNKQVPTHRDSKLGQTCENEDDFEQWICENEHDFDRLSKRLAKTKVGGHIFMRDSITLELTKKPQLRAVYEYIQQNMKHASRFCETGFNGGHSSMMWAKLFLGKIEIISFDMCYNNGGCDIGLEEIHRLYPDMNHTLIRGDSTINLPNYTKENPNIKCDFIFVDGGHIGDVPEKDLYNFKPMAKDNHIVVMDDCVWNLTNRDYTNWIGKAINKGVEDKLICPIACKPMYIPKMKRNTSTCFHKYCK from the coding sequence ATGAGGAAGTTATTGGAGTCACAGAGATTCCTTTGCACTGTTATGGTTCTACTTACAGTTTCACTTTTCGCAGTACTTTGCTTTCAAAATTTAGAAGATCATATGGCAGCTGGAATCAATAGACGTTTCCCACCACAAGACATTTCGGTAAATCGTGAAGAAGAATCACGTCCACAGACTCGCGAAGAAAATCCTCTCATATCTTACACAGAGAACGACAACAAGCAGGTACCGACTCATCGAGATTCAAAACTAGGTCAGACGTGTGAAAACGAGGACGATTTTGAACAGTGGATTTGTGAGAATGAACATGATTTCGACCGCTTGTCTAAACGTTTAGCCAAAACTAAAGTCGGAGGGCATATTTTTATGAGGGACAGTATTACCTTAGAGTTGACCAAAAAACCTCAACTTAGAGCGGTGTATGAATATATCCAACAGAATATGAAACATGCCTCTAGATTTTGTGAAACGGGATTTAACGGCGGACATTCGTCAATGATGTGGGCAAAACTGTTCCTGGGAAAAATTGAGATAATATCATTTGACATGTGCTATAACAATGGAGGTTGTGATATAGGTCTTGAGGAAATCCATAGGCTTTATCCTGACATGAACCACACTCTGATAAGAGGGGACTCGACCATCAATCTCCCGAATTATACAAAGGAAAACCCGAACatcaaatgtgattttattttcgTTGACGGTGGACACATTGGTGACGTGCCTGAAAAAGATCTATATAACTTTAAGCCAATGGCCAAGGACAATCATATCGTGGTTATGGATGATTGTGTGTGGAATCTTACTAACAGGGATTATACAAACTGGATTGGTAAAGCTATAAACAAGGGCGTGGAGGACAAACTGATATGTCCCATCGCATGTAAACCTATGTATATACCCAAGATGAAACGAAATACCTCAACTTGTTtccataaatattgtaaataa